The proteins below are encoded in one region of Thermosulfurimonas marina:
- a CDS encoding transglutaminase-like domain-containing protein — MRKGNSLVLVVLLLFCWIVSVRAAEQVSGWVTWRVGLKPSEGTQRIRLWLPYPPTNAWQRISSPRVYGNYDYQGTFTDEKGNLVLYFEWHKLEGPAPEVVVSYRVECRERVARDFEREKDLPVDRAAFKEALSSNAYIDLRDPRLKAILAQILPGKRTAVEKARAIYDWVVRNMRRDPRVKGCGPGLICNTLSRRCGKCADLNSVFVALCRAAGVPAREIFGLRLSREVRDTLSGGQHCWAEFYVPGYGWVPADPADVLKAALVKGVSPTGPELASLREYFFGAVEPYRIELSRGRGLRLNPPQAGPPVNYFAYPYVEFDDQPVDPFGPEVDLEILWERAK; from the coding sequence ATGAGAAAAGGAAATAGCTTGGTATTGGTGGTCCTTCTTTTGTTTTGTTGGATTGTTTCCGTCCGGGCTGCAGAACAAGTCTCCGGCTGGGTGACCTGGAGGGTGGGGCTCAAGCCTTCAGAGGGGACGCAGCGCATCCGCCTGTGGCTCCCCTATCCCCCCACCAATGCCTGGCAGCGGATTTCTTCTCCCCGCGTTTACGGAAACTACGACTATCAAGGGACTTTTACCGACGAGAAAGGCAATCTCGTCCTTTATTTTGAATGGCACAAACTGGAGGGCCCTGCGCCAGAGGTCGTGGTGAGCTATCGGGTGGAGTGTCGGGAGCGGGTGGCCCGGGACTTTGAACGAGAAAAGGACCTTCCGGTGGACCGGGCCGCTTTTAAGGAGGCCCTTTCAAGTAACGCCTATATTGATCTCCGGGACCCTCGTCTGAAGGCCATCTTGGCCCAAATCCTTCCCGGAAAACGCACGGCAGTGGAAAAGGCCCGGGCCATCTACGACTGGGTGGTGAGGAATATGCGGCGTGACCCCCGGGTCAAGGGTTGTGGCCCGGGGCTGATCTGTAATACTCTCAGCCGGCGCTGCGGAAAGTGCGCAGACCTCAATTCCGTTTTTGTGGCCCTTTGCCGGGCCGCGGGCGTTCCGGCTCGAGAAATCTTCGGTCTGAGGCTCTCCCGAGAGGTTCGAGACACTCTCTCCGGGGGTCAGCACTGCTGGGCGGAATTTTATGTCCCGGGCTACGGATGGGTGCCGGCAGATCCGGCCGATGTCCTCAAGGCGGCCTTGGTCAAGGGGGTCTCCCCCACCGGTCCAGAGCTGGCCTCCTTAAGGGAATATTTTTTTGGGGCGGTGGAACCTTATCGGATAGAGCTTTCTCGGGGCCGGGGCCTGCGGCTCAATCCCCCTCAGGCCGGCCCACCGGTCAACTATTTCGCCTATCCCTATGTGGAATTCGACGATCAGCCTGTAGATCCCTTCGGCCCGGAGGTGGACTTGGAGATCCTCTGGGAGCGAGCTAAATAA
- a CDS encoding class I SAM-dependent methyltransferase, whose amino-acid sequence MEWLFLFGLGAGVAALLLYALSVVLVLPKTRGAMFVGTSRRRIRAVLEALELSPTARVVDLGCGDGRFLRAVWRRFGVRALGYEINPLAWFLARGLNFLFRIPAEVRFGDFWEADLSDYDLIFCYLFPDLMSALSEKISREARPGTLVVSANFPLPGLKPQRVLQVGEPIYFYRL is encoded by the coding sequence ATGGAATGGCTGTTCTTGTTCGGGCTAGGGGCAGGGGTGGCGGCCCTCCTGCTCTATGCCCTCTCCGTGGTCCTGGTCCTCCCCAAGACGCGGGGGGCCATGTTTGTAGGGACCTCCCGGAGACGGATCCGGGCGGTTCTCGAGGCCCTGGAGCTTTCGCCCACCGCCCGGGTGGTGGATCTCGGCTGCGGGGACGGACGCTTTCTGCGGGCGGTGTGGCGGCGGTTTGGGGTACGGGCCTTAGGCTACGAGATCAATCCCCTGGCCTGGTTTCTGGCCCGGGGGCTTAATTTTCTTTTCCGGATTCCGGCAGAGGTGCGCTTTGGAGATTTCTGGGAGGCTGATCTTTCGGACTATGACCTTATCTTCTGCTACCTCTTTCCGGACCTCATGTCCGCCCTTTCCGAAAAGATTTCTCGCGAGGCCCGGCCCGGGACTCTGGTAGTGAGCGCTAATTTTCCCCTTCCGGGTCTTAAGCCCCAGCGGGTCCTTCAGGTAGGGGAGCCCATCTATTTTTATCGGCTCTAG
- a CDS encoding ATP-binding protein, with protein MNLLPRYLSQRLPRKAPPRRLVVLTGARQVGKTTLARNHFEKIYPYFNLDSSGERLRLERVPAEAWGRVVGEAVFDEIQKAPSLLEKIKWAYDRREIHFSVLLGSSRILLLKKIQESLAGRVFLYELWPLTVGELAPFYGAAFPQRPILAALVEDPFHAPQKLLELSPVGEEVGRLRATMDHLLTFGGLPTLLEYPPEERFAWLEAYQSTYLERDLADLARLRDLEPFLLCHRLAALRAARIFSYSELARDAGLPVSTVRRYLYYLELSYQIHFLPAWSGNPTTRLIKSPKLIWLDGGLQRVLSGQIEGLTGEQYENVVTGQILSLLRSLGLRFTASYLRTAGGLEIDLILETQKGILALEMKAREKVYRRDATALERSRRLFGDRLRLGLVVYRGEEILPLTDSVIAVPDWFLLGWPFSK; from the coding sequence GTGAATTTACTTCCTCGGTATCTTTCGCAAAGGTTGCCGCGGAAGGCCCCGCCGCGGCGGTTAGTGGTGCTTACCGGAGCACGCCAGGTGGGTAAGACCACCCTGGCCCGGAACCATTTTGAAAAAATTTATCCCTACTTCAATCTGGATTCGTCCGGCGAAAGATTAAGATTGGAGCGGGTGCCCGCCGAAGCCTGGGGCCGGGTGGTGGGAGAAGCAGTCTTTGATGAGATCCAAAAGGCCCCTTCTCTCCTGGAAAAGATCAAGTGGGCTTATGACCGCCGGGAGATCCATTTCTCCGTGCTCCTAGGATCCTCCCGGATCCTTCTTCTCAAAAAGATCCAGGAGTCACTGGCCGGACGGGTCTTTCTTTATGAACTGTGGCCCCTTACGGTAGGAGAGCTGGCCCCCTTTTATGGAGCGGCCTTCCCGCAAAGACCGATCCTGGCTGCCCTGGTGGAGGATCCTTTCCACGCTCCCCAAAAACTTCTTGAACTTTCTCCGGTAGGAGAGGAGGTAGGGCGCCTCCGGGCCACCATGGACCACCTCCTTACCTTTGGCGGCCTTCCCACCCTTTTGGAATACCCTCCAGAGGAACGGTTCGCCTGGCTGGAGGCCTACCAGAGCACTTATCTGGAAAGAGACCTTGCGGATTTAGCCCGTTTGCGGGACCTCGAACCCTTTCTCCTCTGTCACCGCCTGGCGGCCCTCCGCGCCGCACGCATCTTTTCCTATTCCGAACTCGCCCGGGATGCCGGACTTCCGGTATCCACTGTAAGACGTTACCTCTATTATTTGGAACTTTCCTATCAAATCCATTTTCTGCCGGCCTGGTCCGGCAATCCTACCACCAGGCTCATAAAAAGCCCCAAGCTTATCTGGCTTGACGGAGGTCTTCAGCGGGTACTTTCTGGACAAATCGAGGGGCTGACCGGAGAGCAGTATGAAAATGTGGTCACCGGTCAGATCCTTTCCCTTCTCCGTTCTCTCGGACTGAGATTCACCGCCTCCTATCTGCGTACCGCCGGAGGCTTAGAGATAGACCTGATTTTAGAGACCCAGAAAGGTATTCTGGCCCTAGAAATGAAGGCCCGAGAGAAGGTTTACCGACGCGACGCCACAGCCCTTGAGCGCAGCCGGCGTCTTTTCGGTGACCGCTTGCGACTGGGGCTGGTGGTTTATCGAGGAGAAGAGATTCTACCCCTCACGGATTCGGTGATCGCCGTTCCGGATTGGTTTCTCCTGGGCTGGCCCTTTTCAAAATAA
- a CDS encoding Ku protein codes for MKALWSGVLKIGLVTIPVKLYQAVVKRSLSFHLVHKGCGSRINYLKYCPRCGRTLEDEEIQRAYFLDKEHFVIIEDEELENLRPASTKTLEIRSFVKPEEVPPIYYGDPYYLLPDGEGAREAFEVFYLAMERRGRAALGSAVIRQREHPFLLRPYEGKLLAASLHFQHEVVAAEELGLTLEEEKVDPRYLRLAEELVESFTEPFRPETLVDHYTQALLELIEAKAKGERYEVRPEEERAKVISFMEALEASLREADRRKRLKKAA; via the coding sequence ATGAAGGCCCTCTGGTCCGGGGTGCTCAAGATTGGTCTGGTTACTATCCCGGTTAAGCTTTATCAGGCGGTGGTCAAACGTTCCCTCTCTTTCCATCTGGTCCATAAGGGCTGCGGCTCGCGCATCAATTACCTCAAGTATTGTCCCCGTTGCGGGCGTACCCTGGAAGATGAGGAGATCCAGAGGGCCTATTTCCTGGATAAGGAACATTTCGTGATCATTGAAGACGAAGAGCTGGAGAATCTCCGTCCGGCCTCCACCAAGACCCTAGAGATCCGCTCTTTCGTGAAGCCCGAAGAAGTGCCTCCCATTTACTATGGGGATCCCTATTATCTCCTTCCTGACGGGGAAGGGGCCCGGGAGGCCTTTGAGGTCTTTTATCTGGCCATGGAAAGACGGGGGCGGGCCGCTCTGGGTTCGGCGGTTATCCGTCAACGGGAGCATCCCTTTCTCTTAAGGCCCTATGAGGGGAAGCTGCTGGCCGCCAGTCTTCACTTTCAGCATGAGGTGGTGGCTGCGGAGGAACTGGGGCTGACCCTCGAGGAAGAAAAGGTAGACCCTCGCTATCTCCGGCTGGCCGAGGAACTGGTGGAAAGTTTTACCGAGCCCTTCCGGCCGGAGACCTTGGTGGATCACTATACCCAAGCCCTTCTGGAGCTCATTGAGGCCAAGGCCAAAGGGGAACGCTACGAGGTGCGCCCGGAGGAGGAGAGGGCCAAAGTCATCAGCTTTATGGAGGCCCTAGAGGCCAGCCTGCGGGAGGCCGACCGGCGCAAGAGGCTCAAGAAGGCCGCTTAA
- a CDS encoding molybdopterin-dependent oxidoreductase — MFGRRDFLKLVGGVLLWSGVGPAEKVLAAAGISFASQRCIGCQACVLACQNARGLSPEERFAEIRFVEWGRFPQVRGRFERKLTGCDLCVGRPWPPVCVQVCPTGALYLAGIPKKAPPVLKNGERLIHTVCLACNARCGLRVRVQGARPVSFEGNPYHPYNRAAGGPLAYESPLKVALSEPAATCGKPQCDLDYLENPYRLRVPLKRNGPRGSGRFRPISWETLIREIAEGGRLFAHLGDKRHYPGLKEILSDEPLDPSAPELGSRRNQLVWLTGRSQGGRKHFIARFVEQAVGSVNHIAHTDICGLGFRMGNYILTDGAAVEMKGDVKRARYLLVFGANFFAAGQPGLSTLGALLAQRVASGKCRVVLVDPRGHEGLSIVHEWLPVRPGEDGALALGLARVLLEEGLYDREFLSLPSLSAAQAAGRNVFTNATHLVVVEEDHPLYGRFLRVRDLSHLEGEAEEPVVRTEKGLLAAGQAPRAELFWEGRVSLREGHAVRVRTAFSLLKEAVLEHPLGHYAERAGIPEDTLRRVAREFAAAAPYAAAFAYHGGGNYLGGAYASYGIALLNLLVGNVNRRGGYLPQGPGAADWRQGPYNLKDFPGARKPRGVRISREKAAYEGTSEFRRRGYPAPLPWFPFTKGGLSVSALEGIARGYPYPIKILVTYFFNPVYSVPGGKRYEEVLSDPERVPLYISIDLTVNETNIFADYIVPDVTYLEGHYGFLTPHAPGECFTAVRTPVVEPRTGRTPDGRPFCLETFLIDLAEYLGLPGFGKGAIPGRDGRKYPLHRAEDFYLRGVANLAENAGVPEAPVEEVRFVERNYPVAAHREILQEKEWRRACTVLSRGGVFRSEDSLFDSQGNMRSVLSGKVLCVWNERLATSGPGLSPERFHGTVRYRERSSGDSGQFPFFLVTYKLPLHTQSRTICYRKALALLPEPPLYLNPEDARRLKISDGERVRLVSGACPEGLLVTARLSQRVRPGCVALAHHYGHWQHGASEMKIEGAAEALFGGSKVARGEKVLRDPARARGAAPNLLAEVRLDLLGGIPDFSLHRVRVEKL; from the coding sequence ATGTTCGGGCGCAGGGATTTTCTCAAGCTGGTGGGAGGGGTACTCCTTTGGAGTGGTGTGGGCCCAGCGGAAAAAGTCTTGGCTGCGGCGGGGATAAGCTTCGCGTCTCAGAGATGTATCGGTTGTCAGGCTTGTGTGCTGGCTTGTCAGAATGCCCGGGGGCTCTCTCCGGAGGAGCGGTTTGCAGAGATCCGCTTTGTGGAGTGGGGCCGTTTCCCTCAAGTGCGCGGAAGGTTTGAAAGGAAGCTCACCGGTTGCGATCTCTGTGTGGGGCGGCCCTGGCCTCCAGTTTGCGTGCAGGTCTGTCCCACCGGGGCTTTGTATCTGGCAGGAATCCCCAAAAAGGCGCCCCCCGTTCTAAAGAACGGGGAGCGGCTGATCCATACGGTTTGTCTGGCCTGCAATGCCAGGTGCGGACTACGGGTCAGGGTGCAGGGGGCGCGGCCGGTTTCCTTTGAGGGGAACCCTTATCATCCTTACAATCGGGCCGCGGGTGGACCGTTGGCGTATGAGAGCCCCTTGAAAGTGGCCCTTTCCGAACCTGCGGCCACCTGCGGAAAACCTCAGTGTGATCTGGATTATCTAGAAAACCCCTATCGACTGCGGGTGCCCCTTAAGCGGAACGGACCGCGAGGTTCAGGAAGGTTTAGACCCATCTCCTGGGAGACCCTTATAAGGGAGATCGCCGAGGGCGGAAGGCTCTTTGCCCATCTTGGGGACAAGCGGCACTATCCCGGTCTTAAAGAAATCCTTTCCGACGAACCCTTAGATCCTTCGGCTCCAGAACTCGGCTCCCGGCGCAATCAGCTGGTATGGCTCACCGGGCGTTCCCAGGGCGGACGCAAACACTTTATTGCCCGCTTTGTGGAACAAGCTGTAGGTTCGGTGAACCACATAGCACACACGGACATCTGTGGTCTGGGATTTCGTATGGGGAATTACATACTCACCGACGGTGCTGCGGTAGAGATGAAGGGGGACGTGAAGAGGGCCCGCTATCTTCTGGTCTTTGGGGCCAACTTCTTTGCCGCCGGACAGCCGGGGCTTTCCACCCTGGGGGCGCTACTGGCCCAACGGGTTGCCTCCGGAAAGTGCCGGGTAGTCCTGGTGGATCCCCGAGGCCACGAAGGCCTCTCTATTGTTCATGAGTGGCTTCCTGTGCGTCCCGGAGAAGACGGGGCCCTTGCCCTAGGTCTGGCCCGGGTGCTTCTTGAGGAAGGACTTTATGACCGGGAGTTCCTGAGCCTGCCATCTCTTTCCGCGGCCCAGGCCGCCGGAAGAAACGTTTTTACCAACGCCACCCATCTGGTGGTGGTCGAGGAGGACCATCCCCTTTACGGGCGTTTCCTCCGGGTGCGGGATCTCTCCCATCTTGAGGGAGAGGCCGAAGAACCTGTGGTGCGGACGGAAAAGGGGCTTTTGGCCGCCGGGCAGGCCCCCCGCGCGGAGCTTTTCTGGGAGGGGCGGGTGTCCCTCCGGGAGGGGCATGCGGTCCGGGTGCGCACGGCCTTTTCCCTTCTTAAAGAAGCGGTCTTGGAGCACCCTCTCGGCCACTATGCTGAGCGAGCCGGGATCCCGGAGGACACCCTTCGCCGGGTGGCCCGGGAGTTTGCTGCAGCTGCTCCCTATGCGGCGGCCTTTGCCTATCACGGAGGGGGAAACTATCTGGGTGGGGCTTACGCCAGCTACGGCATCGCCCTTCTCAACCTTTTGGTGGGAAACGTCAACCGCCGTGGAGGGTATTTGCCCCAAGGGCCCGGGGCTGCAGACTGGCGCCAGGGACCCTACAACCTTAAAGATTTCCCTGGGGCCCGGAAACCCCGGGGAGTGAGGATTTCCCGAGAAAAGGCTGCCTACGAGGGAACCTCGGAATTTCGGCGCCGAGGTTATCCGGCCCCCCTTCCCTGGTTCCCCTTTACCAAGGGAGGCCTCTCGGTCTCGGCCCTCGAAGGGATTGCCCGGGGATATCCTTATCCCATCAAGATCTTGGTGACTTATTTTTTTAATCCGGTCTATAGCGTGCCCGGAGGCAAGCGTTACGAGGAAGTGCTCTCCGATCCGGAAAGAGTGCCCCTTTATATTTCCATCGATCTCACGGTAAACGAGACCAACATCTTTGCGGACTATATCGTTCCAGATGTGACTTATCTTGAAGGCCACTACGGTTTCCTCACTCCCCATGCCCCGGGAGAATGTTTTACGGCCGTGCGTACCCCGGTGGTGGAGCCCCGTACTGGACGCACCCCTGACGGGCGGCCTTTTTGTCTGGAGACCTTTCTCATTGATCTTGCCGAATACTTAGGGCTTCCCGGCTTCGGAAAGGGGGCCATTCCTGGGCGGGATGGAAGGAAGTATCCCCTGCATCGGGCCGAGGACTTTTACCTGCGGGGGGTGGCCAATCTTGCCGAAAACGCCGGGGTGCCGGAGGCCCCGGTGGAGGAGGTGCGTTTTGTGGAAAGAAATTATCCCGTAGCCGCACACCGCGAGATACTCCAAGAGAAGGAATGGCGCAGGGCCTGCACGGTGCTTTCCCGGGGTGGGGTCTTTCGGTCGGAGGATTCCCTCTTTGACTCCCAGGGCAATATGCGCTCGGTGCTCTCTGGAAAGGTCCTCTGTGTCTGGAACGAGCGTCTGGCCACTTCCGGTCCGGGCCTTTCTCCGGAGCGCTTCCACGGCACGGTGCGTTATCGGGAAAGATCCAGCGGAGATTCGGGGCAATTTCCCTTTTTCCTGGTGACCTATAAACTCCCTCTCCATACTCAGTCGCGGACTATTTGTTATCGTAAAGCCCTGGCCCTTCTTCCGGAACCTCCTCTTTATTTGAATCCTGAGGACGCCCGGCGCCTTAAAATTTCCGATGGGGAGAGGGTGCGTCTGGTCTCCGGGGCCTGCCCGGAGGGACTGCTGGTCACGGCCCGTCTCTCCCAAAGGGTACGGCCAGGGTGCGTGGCCCTAGCCCATCATTACGGGCACTGGCAACACGGGGCAAGCGAAATGAAAATCGAGGGGGCGGCGGAGGCCCTCTTTGGGGGATCAAAAGTGGCCCGAGGAGAGAAGGTGCTCCGGGATCCGGCTCGCGCTCGCGGGGCAGCCCCTAATCTTTTGGCCGAGGTGCGGCTAGATCTCCTCGGGGGCATTCCCGACTTCAGCCTCCACCGGGTGCGTGTGGAAAAACTTTAA
- a CDS encoding NAD(P)-dependent oxidoreductase has protein sequence MKLGWIGAGSLGKAMLGRLISQGWRPLTWNRTPGKLEGLEVERASSPEEVLQESEVLALCLHDSLAVKEILSRLSREGFQGKIVVDFTTNHFEKVREFHELVARGGGSYLESPVLGSVVPASRGELTILVSGQKEAWEKVKPLLELLGRRIFFFEEPGKASRLKLVNNQVLGGFLAVLSEAVALAEEAGLERAEVLEVLESGAGRSLVLAAKKAKFLKEDFSPHFSVKNMLKDLDYLSEMARKIRKGLPVTAEVRELYRSALRRDPEKDFLLVWEVLRDL, from the coding sequence ATGAAGCTGGGATGGATAGGGGCGGGATCTTTAGGGAAGGCCATGCTCGGAAGGCTTATCTCTCAGGGGTGGCGTCCGCTGACCTGGAACCGCACTCCGGGAAAGCTTGAGGGGCTCGAGGTGGAGCGGGCCTCCTCCCCGGAGGAAGTCCTCCAGGAAAGCGAGGTCCTGGCCCTCTGTCTCCACGACTCCTTGGCCGTAAAAGAGATCCTTTCCCGGCTCTCCAGAGAAGGATTTCAGGGAAAGATCGTAGTCGATTTCACCACTAATCATTTTGAAAAGGTGAGGGAATTCCACGAGCTGGTTGCGCGGGGCGGAGGGAGTTATCTCGAAAGCCCGGTCCTGGGAAGCGTTGTTCCGGCTTCCCGAGGAGAGTTAACTATTTTGGTAAGTGGCCAAAAGGAAGCCTGGGAAAAGGTCAAGCCCCTCCTTGAGCTTTTGGGCCGGCGCATTTTCTTTTTTGAAGAGCCCGGAAAGGCCAGCCGTCTCAAGCTGGTGAATAATCAGGTCCTGGGGGGCTTCTTAGCCGTGCTCTCCGAAGCGGTGGCTTTAGCGGAAGAGGCCGGTCTCGAGAGGGCCGAGGTCCTGGAGGTCCTGGAGTCTGGGGCCGGGCGTTCCCTGGTGCTGGCGGCCAAAAAGGCCAAGTTTTTGAAGGAGGACTTTTCCCCCCATTTTTCGGTAAAGAATATGCTCAAAGACCTGGACTATCTTTCGGAGATGGCCCGCAAGATCCGGAAAGGACTTCCGGTGACCGCTGAGGTCCGGGAGCTTTACCGGAGCGCCCTGCGCCGCGATCCGGAAAAGGATTTTCTCCTGGTATGGGAGGTCCTCCGCGACCTATAA
- a CDS encoding THUMP domain-containing class I SAM-dependent RNA methyltransferase, whose translation MWEFLAVCPPGLEDFVAQELQALGLSGKKIEGGVVFQGLWREMLLAHLWLRVASRILLRLARFRAETFGELKRQAAKIPWEIWIPENFRVRFRVTSYRSRLYHEGAIRERLEEVVSRKRGRSIREGEEELAVVVRVVKDVCTISLDPSGDLFRRGYKIGQGLTALRENLAAALVLASGWEREAPLLDPFCGTGTIPAEAAMLAAGRAPGLLRRFPFEAWPHFPRELWEALKEKARAREKPPPAQPLIFAADASEDMVSATRKNLEALGLSAWVKVFQCELKTLAPPKGGPGYLVTDPPYGRRVRLRNPEGLYRTLGEILRQRFSGWRLTLIFPSHRKRALEKLTGLTFRTLLVTEHGGLRCAFLKGL comes from the coding sequence ATGTGGGAGTTTCTGGCGGTCTGTCCTCCGGGGCTGGAAGATTTTGTGGCCCAAGAGCTTCAAGCCCTGGGCCTTTCGGGAAAAAAGATCGAAGGAGGGGTGGTCTTTCAAGGGCTTTGGCGAGAGATGCTTCTGGCCCACCTCTGGCTGCGGGTGGCGAGCCGCATTCTGCTGCGCCTGGCCCGTTTCCGAGCGGAAACCTTCGGGGAGCTCAAGCGTCAGGCCGCAAAAATCCCTTGGGAGATCTGGATTCCCGAAAATTTCCGCGTCCGGTTTCGGGTAACTTCCTATCGTTCTCGTCTTTATCACGAGGGGGCCATCAGGGAACGTTTGGAGGAAGTGGTTTCCCGGAAGCGGGGAAGGTCCATTCGGGAAGGAGAAGAAGAGCTGGCCGTGGTGGTGCGGGTGGTAAAGGATGTCTGCACTATAAGTCTTGACCCCTCGGGGGATCTCTTTCGCCGAGGCTACAAGATAGGCCAAGGGCTCACGGCCTTAAGAGAAAATCTGGCCGCGGCTCTGGTACTGGCCTCGGGCTGGGAAAGGGAGGCCCCCCTCCTTGACCCCTTCTGCGGCACCGGGACCATTCCGGCCGAAGCGGCCATGCTGGCCGCAGGAAGGGCTCCGGGGCTCCTGCGCCGCTTTCCTTTTGAGGCCTGGCCTCACTTTCCACGCGAACTGTGGGAAGCCCTCAAGGAGAAGGCCCGGGCCCGAGAAAAGCCTCCTCCGGCCCAACCGCTCATCTTCGCGGCTGACGCCTCCGAGGACATGGTCTCCGCCACCCGGAAAAACCTGGAAGCCCTGGGCCTTTCGGCCTGGGTAAAGGTATTCCAGTGTGAGCTAAAAACTTTAGCGCCCCCGAAAGGCGGCCCGGGCTACCTGGTAACCGATCCTCCCTATGGCCGGAGAGTGCGTCTTCGGAACCCGGAGGGCCTTTACCGCACGCTGGGAGAAATCCTCCGTCAACGCTTTTCCGGCTGGCGGCTCACCCTCATCTTTCCCTCTCACCGGAAAAGGGCCTTAGAGAAGCTGACCGGCCTCACCTTCCGGACTCTCCTGGTCACCGAACATGGGGGCCTCCGCTGCGCCTTTCTAAAGGGTTTATAG
- a CDS encoding NAD(P)H-dependent flavin oxidoreductase, whose amino-acid sequence MTYPCEIPPLEIGGLVARLPIVQGGMGVGISLSGLASAVARAGGVGVISAALVGFFEGEAEFFKNPTEANIRGLKRQIAEARRKAPEGILGVNIMVALTDYEPLVKAACEAGADVIFSGAGLPLNLPELRPEGAPTRLVPIVSSARAAKLVTQRWWSRYGLVPDALVVEGPKAGGHLGFEIEKLESEDSRLEKQIPEVIKVIRPFEEKAGRSIPVIAAGGIYTGRDIYRYLHQLGAAGVQMGTRFVATQECDASPAFKEAFLRARREDLTIIKSPVGLPGRALKGPFLQAVEAGEKRPYKCMYHCLRTCDYQKSPYCIAAALINAQRGNLEAGFVFAGANAWRVDRIVSVKELLDELLEEYCAAREEASQSPSTFSTTGARKRPSEVTS is encoded by the coding sequence ATGACCTATCCCTGTGAAATTCCTCCCCTAGAGATCGGCGGTCTGGTGGCGCGCCTGCCCATCGTTCAAGGAGGGATGGGTGTAGGGATTTCTCTTTCTGGCCTGGCCTCAGCTGTAGCTCGGGCCGGAGGCGTAGGAGTAATTTCTGCGGCCCTGGTGGGCTTTTTTGAGGGAGAGGCCGAATTCTTTAAAAATCCCACCGAGGCCAACATCCGGGGACTCAAGCGCCAGATAGCCGAGGCCCGCAGGAAGGCCCCGGAGGGAATCCTCGGCGTGAACATTATGGTGGCCCTTACAGATTACGAACCTTTGGTGAAGGCGGCCTGCGAGGCCGGGGCAGACGTCATCTTCTCCGGGGCCGGGCTCCCCCTCAATCTTCCAGAACTGCGTCCAGAAGGCGCCCCCACCAGACTGGTCCCTATCGTGTCTTCAGCCCGGGCAGCCAAGCTGGTGACCCAACGCTGGTGGAGCCGTTACGGCCTGGTCCCGGACGCCTTGGTAGTGGAGGGGCCCAAGGCCGGAGGCCATCTGGGCTTTGAGATTGAAAAATTGGAGTCCGAAGATTCTCGGCTCGAAAAGCAGATCCCTGAAGTCATTAAAGTCATTCGGCCCTTTGAGGAGAAGGCCGGAAGGTCCATTCCGGTAATCGCCGCCGGCGGGATCTATACCGGACGCGATATCTACCGCTATCTTCACCAACTCGGAGCAGCCGGGGTCCAGATGGGGACCCGTTTCGTAGCCACCCAGGAATGCGATGCCTCCCCGGCCTTCAAGGAGGCTTTCCTCAGGGCTCGCAGGGAGGATCTCACCATCATTAAGAGCCCGGTGGGCCTTCCAGGAAGGGCCCTGAAAGGGCCGTTTCTCCAGGCCGTAGAGGCCGGGGAAAAGCGTCCCTACAAATGCATGTACCACTGCCTGCGCACTTGTGACTATCAGAAAAGCCCTTACTGCATTGCCGCGGCCCTTATCAACGCCCAACGGGGAAACCTTGAGGCCGGCTTTGTCTTCGCCGGGGCCAACGCCTGGCGGGTAGACCGCATCGTGTCCGTGAAGGAACTCCTGGACGAACTGCTGGAGGAATATTGTGCAGCTCGGGAGGAGGCCTCTCAAAGCCCCTCCACTTTCTCCACTACCGGGGCCCGGAAGCGCCCCTCGGAAGTAACCTCCTGA